The proteins below come from a single Dermatophilaceae bacterium Soc4.6 genomic window:
- the nuoI gene encoding NADH-quinone oxidoreductase subunit NuoI: MTFATQFRTVLTEEYPEKPRATAPRFHGRHQLNRHPDGLEKCIGCELCAWACPADAILVEGASNDDTAISEGGTGRFSPGERFGRVYQINYLRCIFCGLCIEACPTRALTMTNDYELADNNRADLIFTKDMLLAPMQQGMLPSPHPMVEGMEERDYYLGKVSGATSAQREWATEHEAEVDSIRPEKYAQPPLRGGARLRAGAKIGQPTTAPSTAEPEGTR, encoded by the coding sequence GTGACGTTCGCGACGCAGTTCCGCACGGTGCTGACCGAGGAGTACCCCGAGAAGCCACGGGCCACCGCGCCGCGGTTCCACGGTCGCCACCAGCTCAACCGCCACCCCGACGGTCTCGAGAAGTGCATCGGTTGCGAGCTCTGCGCGTGGGCCTGCCCGGCCGACGCGATCCTCGTCGAGGGCGCGAGCAACGACGACACCGCGATCAGCGAGGGGGGCACCGGTCGCTTCTCGCCCGGTGAGCGCTTCGGCCGCGTCTACCAGATCAACTACCTGCGCTGCATCTTCTGCGGGCTCTGCATCGAGGCCTGCCCGACCCGGGCCCTGACGATGACCAACGACTACGAGCTGGCCGACAACAACCGGGCCGACCTGATCTTCACCAAGGACATGCTGCTCGCCCCGATGCAGCAGGGCATGCTGCCCTCGCCGCACCCGATGGTCGAGGGCATGGAGGAGCGCGACTACTACCTCGGCAAGGTCAGCGGAGCCACCAGCGCCCAGCGCGAGTGGGCGACGGAGCACGAGGCCGAGGTCGACTCGATCCGCCCCGAGAAGTACGCCCAGCCGCCACTGCGGGGCGGGGCCCGACTGCGGGCCGGTGCCAAGATCGGCCAGCCGACGACCGCCCCGT
- the nuoH gene encoding NADH-quinone oxidoreductase subunit NuoH encodes MSTFASLVGEVQAVAAAVPAIDNPSADFSDTPWWLSLIKVLMAFVYLLLSTLLVIWFERRVIGRMQQRPGPNRAGPFGLLQTLADGAKLMLKEDVTPAAADKFVFTLAPLISATMAFVSFAIIPFGDEVTMFGHRTPLQITDMPVAVLLVLAVASVGVYGIVLAGWSSGSTYPLLGGLRSTAQVISYEIAMGLALVAVFIYSGSMSTSQIVAGQERLWYFIPAFFSFAVYVVTMFGETNRLPFDLAEGEGELTGGFHTEYSSMRFAMFFLGEYINMFVVAALATTVFLGGWMAPPFVAMINGGMFNHGWWGVLWFTAKLWFFIWGFVWVRGSLPRVRYDQFMRFGWKFLIPSTLVWVVAVAFIRGSQNGWFGDGKVGLLGRQFPVPTLVLVGVIAVVALAVAWVYDNKRADEEERSAAERFPAEIDPFAGGYPVPPLPGQRLREPDRIPEPVGAPASLTTIPGDIPASTVKEDARG; translated from the coding sequence ATGTCCACGTTCGCCTCGCTGGTCGGCGAGGTCCAGGCTGTCGCTGCCGCCGTCCCTGCCATCGACAACCCCTCCGCCGACTTCAGCGACACCCCGTGGTGGCTGTCGCTGATCAAGGTCCTGATGGCCTTCGTCTACCTCCTGCTGAGCACGCTGCTCGTCATCTGGTTCGAGCGTCGCGTCATCGGGCGCATGCAGCAGCGTCCCGGGCCCAACCGGGCCGGCCCCTTCGGCCTTCTCCAGACCCTGGCCGACGGCGCCAAGCTGATGCTCAAGGAAGACGTCACCCCGGCTGCCGCGGACAAGTTCGTCTTCACCCTGGCCCCGCTGATCTCGGCGACCATGGCCTTCGTGTCGTTCGCGATCATCCCCTTCGGGGACGAGGTCACGATGTTCGGCCACAGGACCCCGCTCCAGATCACCGACATGCCGGTCGCCGTGCTGCTCGTGCTCGCGGTCGCCTCGGTCGGTGTCTACGGCATCGTCCTCGCCGGCTGGTCGTCCGGCTCGACCTACCCGCTGCTCGGTGGGCTGCGCTCGACCGCCCAGGTCATCTCGTACGAGATCGCGATGGGCCTGGCCCTCGTGGCCGTCTTCATCTACAGCGGCTCGATGTCGACCTCGCAGATCGTGGCCGGCCAGGAGCGCCTCTGGTACTTCATCCCCGCCTTCTTCTCCTTCGCCGTCTACGTCGTGACGATGTTCGGCGAGACCAACCGCCTGCCCTTCGACCTCGCCGAGGGCGAGGGTGAGCTCACCGGTGGCTTCCACACCGAGTACTCCTCGATGCGCTTCGCGATGTTCTTCCTCGGCGAGTACATCAACATGTTCGTCGTGGCCGCCCTCGCCACCACCGTCTTCCTCGGTGGCTGGATGGCCCCCCCGTTCGTCGCCATGATCAACGGTGGCATGTTCAACCACGGCTGGTGGGGCGTGCTCTGGTTCACGGCCAAGCTGTGGTTCTTCATCTGGGGCTTCGTCTGGGTGCGAGGGTCGCTGCCGCGAGTGCGCTACGACCAGTTCATGCGCTTCGGCTGGAAGTTCCTCATCCCCTCCACGCTCGTGTGGGTCGTGGCCGTGGCCTTCATCCGCGGCTCGCAGAACGGATGGTTCGGTGACGGTAAGGTCGGCCTGCTCGGCCGCCAGTTCCCCGTACCCACCCTGGTGCTCGTCGGGGTCATCGCGGTGGTGGCGCTGGCGGTGGCCTGGGTCTACGACAACAAGCGCGCCGACGAGGAGGAGCGGTCCGCCGCCGAGCGGTTCCCCGCCGAGATCGACCCCTTCGCCGGCGGCTACCCGGTGCCGCCGCTGCCCGGGCAGCGACTGCGGGAGCCGGACCGCATCCCCGAGCCCGTGGGCGCCCCCGCCAGTCTCACCACCATCCCGGGCGACATCCCCGCCTCAACCGTGAAGGAGGACGCTCGTGGCTGA
- a CDS encoding NADH-quinone oxidoreductase subunit G codes for MTTTPTTPAVGPTTNSPASGGNSVSTGGNASVPAAVDGVSLTIDGIAVSVPKGTLVIRAAEEVGVAIPRFCDHPLLEPVGACRQCLVDIATPGPDGSFRPMPKPQASCTITVTEGMRVNTQHTSAVADKAQHGQMEFLLINHPLDCPVCDKGGECPLQNQAMSNGRAVSRFEDVKRTYPKPINISSQVLLDRERCILCARCTRFSDQIAGDPFIALVERGALQQVGIYQEQPFESYFSGNTVQICPVGALTGAAYRFRSRPFDLISTPTVCDGCASGCAIRTDHRRGVVLRRMAANDPAVNEEWNCDKGRWAFTWPTLADRLTTPLVRDESGELRAAGWPEALEVAAAGLRKARAAAVLVGGRATAEDAYAYGKFARIALQTNDIDFRARPHSAEEADFLAARVVSTGPGGGGVTYADLEAARAVLLVGFEPEDESPIVFLRLRKAVRKTGASVASVAPYASRGLRKLSGLLLPTAPGQEAATLRALGDTDAGRALETSLADGGIVLVGERLASVPGALTAAAALADRTGARLAWVPRRAGERGALESGALGSLLPGGRPVADPVARAEVAEVWDSVGLPDAPARDTAAIVEAACSGAIGALVVAGVDPVDLALPGVEEALAKTFVVSLEVRESAVTRVADVVLPVAPPSEKVGTFVDWEGRLRPFEAALHTNAMSDHRVLDMLAAELGIFLETKTQAQIHAQYEELGPWAGARPTLTDAHVPTPPVVPGQLVLATWAPLLDKGRMQDGEPYLAGTAPVAVLRIGPADAGRLGVGDGAPVTVTTARGSVRVPALVTPDLLEGVVWLPTNSEGCDVRGSLGALAGDPVTVSPVVSTVSRPLAASEGAR; via the coding sequence ATGACCACCACCCCCACGACCCCGGCCGTCGGCCCGACGACCAACAGCCCGGCGTCGGGCGGCAACTCGGTGAGCACCGGCGGCAACGCCTCGGTGCCCGCTGCCGTCGACGGGGTCAGCCTGACCATCGACGGGATAGCGGTCTCGGTGCCCAAGGGCACCCTGGTCATCCGAGCGGCCGAAGAGGTCGGGGTGGCGATCCCCCGGTTCTGCGACCACCCGCTGCTCGAGCCGGTCGGCGCCTGCCGACAGTGCCTCGTCGACATCGCGACCCCCGGCCCGGACGGCTCCTTCCGCCCGATGCCGAAGCCGCAGGCCTCCTGCACGATCACCGTGACCGAGGGCATGCGGGTCAACACCCAGCACACCTCCGCGGTGGCCGACAAGGCCCAGCACGGTCAGATGGAGTTCCTGCTCATCAACCACCCGCTCGACTGCCCCGTCTGCGACAAGGGTGGCGAGTGTCCCCTGCAGAACCAGGCGATGAGCAACGGTCGCGCCGTGTCCCGCTTCGAGGACGTCAAGCGCACTTACCCCAAGCCGATCAACATCTCCAGCCAGGTGCTGCTCGACCGCGAGCGCTGCATCCTCTGCGCCCGGTGCACCCGCTTCTCCGACCAGATCGCCGGCGACCCGTTCATCGCGCTCGTCGAGCGCGGTGCCCTCCAGCAGGTGGGTATCTACCAGGAGCAGCCGTTCGAGTCGTACTTCTCCGGCAACACCGTGCAGATCTGCCCGGTGGGTGCGCTGACCGGGGCGGCCTACCGCTTCCGCTCGCGTCCCTTCGACCTGATCTCCACGCCCACGGTCTGCGACGGCTGCGCCTCCGGGTGCGCCATCCGCACCGACCACCGTCGCGGGGTCGTCCTGCGACGGATGGCGGCCAACGACCCGGCGGTCAACGAGGAGTGGAACTGCGACAAGGGCCGGTGGGCCTTCACCTGGCCGACCCTCGCCGACCGGCTCACCACCCCGCTGGTGCGCGACGAGTCAGGCGAGCTGCGCGCCGCCGGCTGGCCCGAGGCCCTCGAGGTCGCCGCTGCCGGCCTGCGCAAGGCCCGCGCCGCGGCCGTGCTCGTCGGCGGTCGCGCAACCGCCGAGGACGCCTACGCCTACGGCAAGTTCGCACGAATCGCGTTGCAGACCAACGACATCGACTTCCGTGCCCGGCCCCACTCGGCCGAGGAGGCCGACTTCCTGGCCGCGCGCGTCGTCTCGACGGGCCCCGGTGGGGGAGGCGTGACCTACGCCGACCTGGAGGCCGCCCGTGCTGTGCTCCTCGTCGGCTTCGAGCCCGAGGACGAGTCACCCATCGTGTTCCTGCGGCTGCGCAAGGCCGTCCGCAAGACCGGCGCGTCGGTCGCCTCCGTGGCCCCGTACGCCAGCCGTGGCCTGCGCAAGCTCTCCGGCCTGCTGCTCCCCACCGCCCCGGGGCAGGAGGCCGCGACCCTGCGCGCGCTCGGTGACACCGACGCCGGTCGCGCCCTGGAGACCAGCCTCGCCGACGGCGGCATCGTCCTCGTGGGCGAGCGGCTGGCCTCCGTGCCCGGTGCGCTGACCGCCGCCGCCGCCCTGGCCGACCGCACGGGAGCCCGGCTCGCCTGGGTCCCGCGCCGAGCGGGGGAGCGTGGGGCGCTCGAGTCCGGCGCGCTCGGCTCGCTGCTGCCGGGCGGACGCCCGGTTGCCGACCCGGTGGCCCGGGCCGAGGTCGCCGAGGTCTGGGACAGCGTCGGTCTGCCCGACGCTCCGGCGCGTGACACCGCCGCGATCGTCGAGGCCGCCTGCAGCGGCGCGATCGGAGCCCTCGTCGTCGCGGGCGTCGACCCGGTCGACCTCGCGCTGCCGGGCGTCGAGGAGGCGCTGGCCAAGACCTTCGTCGTCTCGCTCGAGGTGCGCGAGTCGGCCGTGACCCGCGTCGCCGACGTCGTCCTGCCTGTCGCCCCGCCGTCGGAGAAGGTCGGCACCTTCGTCGACTGGGAGGGTCGACTACGACCCTTCGAGGCAGCCCTCCACACCAACGCGATGAGCGACCACCGGGTGCTCGACATGCTCGCCGCCGAGCTCGGGATCTTCCTCGAGACCAAGACCCAGGCCCAGATCCACGCCCAGTACGAAGAGCTGGGCCCTTGGGCCGGCGCGCGACCCACCCTCACCGACGCGCACGTGCCGACGCCCCCGGTGGTGCCCGGACAGCTCGTCCTCGCCACCTGGGCCCCGCTGCTCGACAAGGGCCGGATGCAGGACGGCGAGCCCTACCTCGCCGGCACCGCGCCCGTCGCGGTCCTGCGGATCGGCCCGGCCGATGCTGGGCGTCTGGGTGTCGGCGACGGCGCCCCCGTCACCGTCACGACCGCGCGCGGCTCCGTCCGGGTGCCCGCGCTGGTGACCCCCGACCTGCTCGAGGGGGTCGTCTGGCTCCCGACCAACTCCGAGGGCTGCGACGTCCGCGGTAGCCTCGGTGCGCTCGCGGGTGACCCGGTCACGGTGTCACCCGTCGTCTCCACGGTCAGTCGCCCGCTCGCTGCTTCGGAAGGTGCCCGCTGA